The following nucleotide sequence is from Solidesulfovibrio carbinolicus.
CGGCCTCGGCGCGCATCGCCGTTTCCGGCGGCGTGCTTTCGGCCAAGGGCGGCTTCTACGGCCGCGACATCCCGCTTACCGACGTGGACGCGGCCGGCGCGTATCGCCTGGACCTGAGCCAGGGCGGGCCCAAGGGGCTTATGTGGCGCACAAGCGGCGTGGGGCTGCCGGGGCTGGCCGCCGGCTGGTACCGGCTGACCGGCGGCGAAAAGGCCCTGGTCTTCGTCACGGACAAGGCCCGGGCCGTCTACGTGCCCACGCGCCTGGGCTACGCCCTGGTGGCCAGCCCGGCCGACCCGGACGGGTTTTTAAACGCCCTGCGCCGGGCGGCCGCCGACGCCGCCAAGGACGCCGACGCGCCCCGGGCGTCGGACGCCCCGGCGACGGCCGCCGGCCCGGCGACGTGAGGCGGAGGGGATGCCTTGGCGGCCGGGGGCCTGAGGCCCCCGGCCCCCCCACATGGAGAAAAAGTTTAAGGGGTTATGGCGACTGCGGCGGCGTCCAACAGGTCGGCCGTTTCGACAAGCCCCCGCTCCTGGGCGCGCTGGCCGGGGAGTAGCCCGGGCGCGTCGGCCAGCCCCCGGCAGGACCTCGGGCACGATGAGCCAGCCATGCCGGCAATCCCAATAGAGCGCGTCAAAGGACGGATAGCGCGCGAGAAACGTCAGATAGCCGGCCACGGCGGCCAGACAAGTGGGCGTATCGGGCATGGGGTCTCGTACGAAGAAGCGGCTTCCCGCAGTGCCACGGGGGCTTACGAAAATCCACCAGTGACGAGGCGACGCGATGACGGCGACCAACCGTTGCTGTCGCCAACCAGCTGCAGCAGCCGGCCGACCGAACGGCAGTCTGCCTCCCTGCGCCTATTGTCATGACAACTATACACTTTTGAAATTGCCTATTTTGCGACCAACCTCTTGCACTGGTCCATAAATTCTATATTATTAAAATAGTCTGAAAATGACTGCCGGCCATAGGCGAACAGCTCCCGAGCCGACACATGGTCTGCACGAGACTGAAACGCCGCAAACGTTCCTTGCTGTTTGGCGTGAACCTGCCGACGTGACGCACAACAGCCAAGGACAAACACCATGGAGACAATGACGATGAAAGCTCTGCTGTCTGCTGCTGCCTTGCTGTCCGTGCTTTGCGCCGCCACCTTGGCCTTCGCCGGTCCCG
It contains:
- a CDS encoding PH domain-containing protein, coding for MEWGQVFPLAPAALKTGWLTALFGGMLVLWVGLFFFITHMIQGAASARIAVSGGVLSAKGGFYGRDIPLTDVDAAGAYRLDLSQGGPKGLMWRTSGVGLPGLAAGWYRLTGGEKALVFVTDKARAVYVPTRLGYALVASPADPDGFLNALRRAAADAAKDADAPRASDAPATAAGPAT